One window of the Eucalyptus grandis isolate ANBG69807.140 chromosome 8, ASM1654582v1, whole genome shotgun sequence genome contains the following:
- the LOC120287671 gene encoding disease resistance protein RPV1-like encodes MDPVQSLKLFSKHAFRRDSPLDKDMNQSNRAIEIAKGLPLALEVIGSLLCRTKKENWDGKLKEWEKIPPEDVLSKLKISYDALRDHEQRIFLDIACLFIGHEKDVMIYFWDDSRFFPKEAMDVLENMSLMKIDDNKKVWMHDLVRDLGREIVHQESKLKIEEQSRVWDPEEALGLLRTQKKKKKLEALRLRLDRQRPFAYEDFKRLPNLSLLEVCGSTGGFCAEESRLWLESLSNVSPTNEDLHLLPQLRWLSWHYIPPTFKITNFSMEDVVILDLSRSNITHEWQGWSHMKVSFMVGKTHYFILSHLKVIFA; translated from the exons ATGGATCCTGTTCAATCTCTTAAACTTTTTAGTAAACACGCCTTCAGAAGAGATTCTCCTCTGGACAAGGATATGAACCAATCCAACAGGGCAATAGAGATTGCTAAAGGTCTTCCGCTTGCTCTAGAGGTCATAGGTTCACTTTTATGTCgcactaaaaaggaaaattgggaTGGCAAATTGAAGGAGTGGGAAAAAATTCCTCCTGAGGATGTTCTGAGTAAGCTGAAAATAAGTTATGACGCATTACGTGATCATGAACAGCGTATATTCCTCGATATAGCTTGTCTTTTCATTGGACATGAGAAAGACGTCATGATTTATTTCTGGGATGACTCTAGATTTTTTCCGAAAGAAGCCATGGATGTTTTGGAAAACATGTCTTTGATGAAGATTGATGACAATAAAAAAGTGTGGATGCATGACCTAGTCAGAGACCTCGGAAGAGAAATAGTTCATCAAGAAAGTAAGCTGAAAATAGAGGAGCAAAGTAGGGTGTGGGATCCCGAGGAAGCATTGGGTTTGCTGAGGACACAAAAG aagaagaaaaaacttgaAGCTCTTCGTCTCCGCTTGGACCGTCAGCGCCCTTTTGCCTATGAAGACTTTAAAAGACTACCAAATCTAAGTTTACTTGAAGTTTGCGGTTCAACGGGAGGTTTTTGTGCAGAAGAGAGTCGTCTTTGGCTTGAATCGCTGTCAAATGTTTCTCCAACTAATGAGGATTTGCATCTCCTTCCACAATTAcgatggctttcttggcattATATTCCCCCAACatttaaaattacaaatttctctATGGAGGATGTGGTTATTCTTGATTTGTCTAGGAGTAACATTACACACGAGTGGCAAGGGTGGAGCCACATGAAGGTATCTTTTATGGTAGGAAAAACTCATTATTTCATCTTATCACATTTGAAAGTAATCTttgcatga